CGACAACCTCAAAGGTCAGCGACGCACAGCTCTATTTTCTCAGGCAACGCGGTCTCACAGAAGAGAATGCCGTGCACATGGTCGTGAACGGCTTCTGCAAAGAAGTGTTTCGCGAGCTGCCTATGGAGTTTGCAGTCGAAGCACAGAAACTTCTCGAGATCAGCCTCGAAGACGCGAACGGATAAAAGATGAAAGAACCATTACTCGAAATTCGTGGCCTGAAGGTCAACACAGGCGATAAAGAAATTCTGAAAGGTGTCGATCTCACGCTGCACGAAGGCGAGATTCATGCGATTATGGGGCCGAATGGTTCGGGAAAGAGCACGCTCTCGCACGTTCTCGCCGGCAGCCCTGACTTCACGGTGACCGGCGGCAGCGTTAAGTTCAAGGGACAAGACCTGCTCGCGATGCCCATCGAAGAGCGCGCGCGTGCCGGCGTGTTTATTGCATTTCAATACCCCCCCGAGGTGCCTGGCGTCAACAACATGCAGTTCTTGCGTACGGTCGTGAATACCGTACGCAAATCACGCGGCGAAAATGAAATTGCCGCGGGTGAATTTCTGAACAAGGCGAAGGCCGCGATGAATCGCCTCAAGATGGCGCCTGAAATGATCAAACGGTCTCTGAACGAGGGTTTTTCAGGTGGCGAGAAGAAGAAGAATGAAATTCTGCAGATGACGATGCTCGAACCTTCTCTCATGGTGCTCGATGAAATCGATTCGGGCCTCGATGTCGACGCTCTCGAACTAGTTGCCCGTGAGGCAGTCAGTCTCATCAAACCCGACACGGCGCGCGCGATGGTTGTGATTACTCACTATTCGCGCATTCTTAAGTACATCGCGCCGCACCATGTGCATGTGCTTTCGGGCGGTAAGATTATCGAATCGGGTGGCATTGAAATCGTGCACCGCATCGAAAGTAAAGGTTATGACTGATGCCAGCCATAGCTGCAGCTCCCGTTTCAATTAAAGGTGAGGAAATCTCACTCAATCTGGATACCGACTATATTTTGGCGTCAGGCCGGCTTGACTATGACTGCTCTGCCCGCGGCGCAATGGTGTTTGCTGATTTCAGCGGCAGGTCATTGCCGCAAAACAGTGAGGTCAATGTCACCCTGCAGCCCCATAGCCGCGCACAGATCTTTCTGAAGTTTAACGCAGCATCGGGCCCGCTGCGCTGCCACCTGAACCTTCGCGAAGGCAGCGAAGCCGACGTGTTTGCGCACACCGCCGGTTCGCAGCTGCAACTTGTGTTTTCGGCAGAACTCATGCGCAATGCAACGGCGCGTTTTTTCGGGCTGACGCAGACGGCCGCTACCGAGCATACCGAAATCACAGTCGATGTGCGGCACAAACAAGGCCAGAATTTGTCTGAACAGAAATTCTATTCTTTTGCTGCCGACACTTCGACGATCAGCTTCACGGGTAAGATCACAGTCGATAGCGGTGCGGGCGGCGCCGTGGCGCACCAGCTTCATCGCGGCACTGCACTTTCACCCAGCGCGCGCATCGACGCCAAACCCTTTCTGAATATACGGCACGACGATGTCAAATGCACACACGGTTCGACGGTGGGCTTCATCGACGAAACGGCCCGCCACTACCTGATGGCCCGCGGCATGGCACAGATCGACGCTGAAACAATGCTGATCCGCTCGTCTGAGCAGCAATTTTATGCAGCGGTGCCCGAAGGCCCGGCGCAGATATTTTTTAGGGGTGAGGCCACTGAAGCATGAGCGGTGAAATTCAAACGAGCGACGACCTGCGCGAGAATATTATCGCCGCCATAAGAACGTGTTTCGACCCTGAAATTCCGGTCAATGTGTACGATCTCGGTCTCATCTATGGCATCGATATCGACGCCGAAAAGAACGTGCGCATCGACATGACCCTCACATCACCGAACTGCCCGTCGATTGAATCTCTGCCGATGGAAATTCAGCAAAAAGCAGAAAGCGTTGACGGCGTAAAATCGGTGAAGATTGAACTCATATGGGATCCCCCTTTTCATACCGGCCTTATGTCAGACGAGGCGAAATTGCAGCTAGGGCTGATGTAGTGCTGCGGCGAAGTCTGGCCCCGGCGCTGATCGCCGTGGCGATAGCGGGCAGCCTGCAGTGCGCTTCGCTCGTCAAAACGATTTTTAATCCCCCCCAGGTTGGTGTTGACCGCGTCGAATTCAGAAACGTGGCGCTTACCGGTACCGATCTGGTGGTTCACATCAAGATTCATAACCCCAACTCTGTCGGCGCCACCCTCAACCACATCGAATATGCGCTCGATGTCGACGGTGACCGATTGTTGAACGGCAAGAAAGAAGACAAAACGGAAATTAAGTCGAACGACACGAGCATCATTGCTTTGCCGGTGACGATCAACTACACCGGTCTTAAATCAGGTATCGCGGGTGCGTTATCGAAGAAAACGCTGCCCTACGGCTTTAAGGGTAAAGTCATTCTCGATACGCCCGTCGGCGCGATGAATTTTGACATCAACGAAGCCGGCGAAATTCCCGTGCCTGACCGGCCGCGCTTCGACATCGAAAAAATCGCTCTTGCAGAGTTCGGTGTTACATCGGCGACTTTGATGATTCACATTAAGGTCTCGAACAATCACGATTTTGAACTCGATATTCGCAAGTTTCGCTACGAGTTCTCGCTTCAAGATAACCTGATCTCTGCGGCGAATATCAACGTCGACAGATCTGTTGCGCACGACAAGTCGATGTCGATCGCGTTACCCGTAACGCTGAAGGTTCTCGGTGTCAAGCGGAGCGTAATCGACATGATCAAATCGGGAAAAATCAAATATGCGATGAAATTCGACCTCGATATTCAAACCCGCTTTGGGCCCATGACGATACCCTATGAACGCGACGGGCTAACTTCCCTTTACTGACTATTCGCGGTTTTTATTCACGCCCATGGCAGACTTGAAGGTCGGTGACAAGGTCACCTTGCAGAAACCACCCCACATATTTGAGGGGGTGATTATCATGCCCGGTGCGCCCGCAGAAGTGAGCAAACTCAACGACGACGGCACTGTCGATCTGTTGTATTACGATCGTGAAATGATGCCGCATACAATGCCCCAAATCAAGATAACCGACATCAGCCCCGCAATCAGGACATCAACATGAACCACGCGCAGAAATTTTTCGAAGACTTTTTGCCCGAAGCGACGGCGATCAGCCGCGAGGTTTCGCGGCGTTTTTTCAAAAAGCCACTGGGTGAAATCGGCATGATCAGCAAAGCCGACGCCTCGCCCGTCACGGCCGCCGATCTGGAAATCGAAACGCGCCTGCGTGAGTTGATAGCCAATAAATTTCCCGGGCATGGCATTATCGGCGAAGAACACGGAAGCGAGAACACCGAAGCAGAATTCGTCTGGGTGCTCGACCCGATTGACGGCACTAAAAGTTTTATTACCGGTGTGCCGCTCTTCACGACGCTCATCGCTCTGCAGCAAAACGGAGAACCGCAATGCGGGGCAATTTACCAGCCGATTCTCGACGAACTCGTCTGGGGAAACAACCGCGA
The sequence above is a segment of the Turneriella parva DSM 21527 genome. Coding sequences within it:
- the sufC gene encoding Fe-S cluster assembly ATPase SufC, translating into MKEPLLEIRGLKVNTGDKEILKGVDLTLHEGEIHAIMGPNGSGKSTLSHVLAGSPDFTVTGGSVKFKGQDLLAMPIEERARAGVFIAFQYPPEVPGVNNMQFLRTVVNTVRKSRGENEIAAGEFLNKAKAAMNRLKMAPEMIKRSLNEGFSGGEKKKNEILQMTMLEPSLMVLDEIDSGLDVDALELVAREAVSLIKPDTARAMVVITHYSRILKYIAPHHVHVLSGGKIIESGGIEIVHRIESKGYD
- a CDS encoding SufB/SufD family protein, which produces MPAIAAAPVSIKGEEISLNLDTDYILASGRLDYDCSARGAMVFADFSGRSLPQNSEVNVTLQPHSRAQIFLKFNAASGPLRCHLNLREGSEADVFAHTAGSQLQLVFSAELMRNATARFFGLTQTAATEHTEITVDVRHKQGQNLSEQKFYSFAADTSTISFTGKITVDSGAGGAVAHQLHRGTALSPSARIDAKPFLNIRHDDVKCTHGSTVGFIDETARHYLMARGMAQIDAETMLIRSSEQQFYAAVPEGPAQIFFRGEATEA
- a CDS encoding iron-sulfur cluster assembly protein, yielding MSGEIQTSDDLRENIIAAIRTCFDPEIPVNVYDLGLIYGIDIDAEKNVRIDMTLTSPNCPSIESLPMEIQQKAESVDGVKSVKIELIWDPPFHTGLMSDEAKLQLGLM
- a CDS encoding LEA type 2 family protein, whose amino-acid sequence is MGSPFSYRPYVRRGEIAARADVVLRRSLAPALIAVAIAGSLQCASLVKTIFNPPQVGVDRVEFRNVALTGTDLVVHIKIHNPNSVGATLNHIEYALDVDGDRLLNGKKEDKTEIKSNDTSIIALPVTINYTGLKSGIAGALSKKTLPYGFKGKVILDTPVGAMNFDINEAGEIPVPDRPRFDIEKIALAEFGVTSATLMIHIKVSNNHDFELDIRKFRYEFSLQDNLISAANINVDRSVAHDKSMSIALPVTLKVLGVKRSVIDMIKSGKIKYAMKFDLDIQTRFGPMTIPYERDGLTSLY
- a CDS encoding inositol monophosphatase family protein, with amino-acid sequence MNHAQKFFEDFLPEATAISREVSRRFFKKPLGEIGMISKADASPVTAADLEIETRLRELIANKFPGHGIIGEEHGSENTEAEFVWVLDPIDGTKSFITGVPLFTTLIALQQNGEPQCGAIYQPILDELVWGNNRECFFNGQPVRMRTTENLTDATLLITDARHAAEHHPKTNFNALAAESKFWRTWADGYGYTLLATGYADIMLDPVMNPWDIMAAVPVIRGAGGTITDFAGNDAVKGKSIIAACPALHQKVLKKLSDA